The following DNA comes from Fundulus heteroclitus isolate FHET01 chromosome 1, MU-UCD_Fhet_4.1, whole genome shotgun sequence.
CAGGGAGCGTTCTCGGATGCACGGACTGAACAATGCTCTGGATAACCTGCGCAGAGTGATGCCCTGCTACTCCAAAACTCAGAAACTATCAAAGATTGAGACCCTACGGCTGGCACGCAACTACATCTGGGCTCTATCTGAGGTGCTCGAGAGTGGTCAGTCCACAGAAAGTCATGGGTTTGTGGAGATGCTGTGTAAAGGTCTGTCTCAACCGACCAGTAATCTTGTGGCTGGATGCCTGCAGCTGGGGCCCACACCTCTGATTATCAACAAGCTTGAGGACAAGTGTGGAGGTCAGGGAGCAGGCGACGCTGTGGCTGGACATCCACTCAGCTACCCGTCCCCAGGACTTCCCAGCCCACCATATGGCTCCCTGGAAGCATCACACCTCCTTCACATGAAGGGATTCAAAGCGCCTTTATATGACAATTCCTCCCCTAACGAGGGCAGCAGTGGCACCCCTCCGTACGACGGGCCTCTTACTCCCCCTCTCAGCATCAGCAGTAACTTTGCCTTAAAGCAGGAGCCATCCCCACACGAATCAGAAAGGAACTACACACCCCACCCTGGCCACCATGCCCACTACCTCTCAGTCCACCACTTCCCCACTTCCACGGCAGGCAGCCTACCAGGGGGGGCTCAGGCCCACCCAATCTTTCAGGCTTCTCGTTTTGAGCTCCCCCTTGATGTGGCCTTTGAGTCGTTCACTCCCTCTCACCTGATCAGCTCTCAGATGGGCACCATCTAAGATCTAGTAAAACCAGTGAGTGAGTCAGAAACTGTCCTCAGCAGTGGACCTGCCACTCTACAAACTGTTGCTGAACTATGTAACGAA
Coding sequences within:
- the neurod4 gene encoding neurogenic differentiation factor 4 → MMTKHFGKSGNMSELVSSLSWLEEDGSSQDGDESPEMRSRHHGLALGGRNHSCGELGSEDIEEGEEEEEEEDDEEELGPNGENEPKRRGPKKKKMTKARQERFRARRVKANARERSRMHGLNNALDNLRRVMPCYSKTQKLSKIETLRLARNYIWALSEVLESGQSTESHGFVEMLCKGLSQPTSNLVAGCLQLGPTPLIINKLEDKCGGQGAGDAVAGHPLSYPSPGLPSPPYGSLEASHLLHMKGFKAPLYDNSSPNEGSSGTPPYDGPLTPPLSISSNFALKQEPSPHESERNYTPHPGHHAHYLSVHHFPTSTAGSLPGGAQAHPIFQASRFELPLDVAFESFTPSHLISSQMGTI